A portion of the SAR324 cluster bacterium genome contains these proteins:
- a CDS encoding histidinol-phosphate transaminase, translating into MRIRPPISALGTYKPPLEGRNPDEYLLMDFNESPEPPPPSVRKALQQYLVDGPLHVYPHYGSFTEQLGKYVGVPPEQLLVTNGSDQGIDVVLRCLLDPGTNLVMAMPGFTMFKQTVGTIGADFIEVSYPDDFAFPYEKIRQAVNAQTRIIVVINPNNPTGTSAPLNQVEALLREFPDCAVLVDEAYYEFTGKTCLSLLERYSNLVVIRTFSKAFAIPSLRLGYVVAREEFINELLKIRGPYDVNMAAVVAAQALLADQKPWQELVNHLMQEVKPQLESFLREEGVKLYPAEANFLLVEPKGGASAAVNYLKEQGILVRAMRPPLENCFRMSLRRMGDMERFFGSFQDFLRKN; encoded by the coding sequence ATGCGCATCCGTCCTCCCATCTCTGCCCTGGGAACCTATAAACCTCCCTTGGAAGGTCGCAATCCTGATGAATACCTGCTGATGGACTTCAATGAATCTCCTGAACCACCTCCTCCATCCGTGCGCAAGGCCCTTCAGCAGTACCTAGTTGACGGCCCACTCCATGTCTACCCCCATTATGGTTCCTTCACGGAGCAGCTTGGGAAATACGTGGGTGTGCCCCCTGAACAATTACTGGTGACCAATGGATCTGATCAGGGAATTGACGTGGTCTTGCGCTGCTTGTTGGACCCGGGAACCAACCTGGTGATGGCGATGCCCGGGTTCACGATGTTCAAGCAGACGGTGGGAACGATTGGCGCGGATTTTATTGAGGTGTCCTATCCAGACGACTTTGCCTTCCCTTATGAAAAAATTCGACAGGCAGTCAACGCACAGACCCGGATCATCGTGGTGATCAATCCGAACAACCCCACTGGCACCTCTGCTCCTTTGAACCAGGTCGAAGCTTTACTGCGAGAATTTCCTGACTGTGCCGTGTTGGTCGATGAGGCCTACTACGAATTCACAGGCAAGACCTGCCTCTCACTCCTGGAAAGGTACAGCAATCTGGTTGTGATCCGGACCTTCTCGAAGGCCTTTGCAATCCCCTCCTTGCGACTAGGTTACGTGGTGGCTCGGGAAGAGTTCATCAATGAATTGCTGAAGATTCGCGGGCCCTATGACGTCAATATGGCCGCAGTAGTTGCTGCGCAAGCTCTGCTCGCGGACCAGAAGCCTTGGCAGGAGTTGGTCAATCACTTGATGCAAGAGGTCAAACCTCAATTGGAGAGTTTCTTGCGGGAAGAGGGAGTGAAGTTGTATCCAGCAGAGGCCAACTTTCTCCTAGTGGAACCCAAGGGAGGAGCCTCAGCAGCAGTCAACTACCTCAAAGAGCAGGGCATCCTGGTGCGGGCGATGAGACCCCCACTGGAGAATTGCTTTCGGATGAGCCTTCGCAGGATGGGGGACATGGAGAGGTTTTTCGGAAGTTTTCAGGACTTTCTGCGGAAAAATTGA